The following coding sequences lie in one Alicyclobacillus curvatus genomic window:
- the accC gene encoding acetyl-CoA carboxylase biotin carboxylase subunit — MFKRVLVANRGEIAVRVIRACRELGIETVAIYSEADADSLHVQLADEAYCIGPTPSKQSYLHIPSIMSVATLTGVDAIHPGYGFLAENSDFAEVCEQCGITFIGPSAYAIETMGDKSVAKETMKSAGVPTVPGSDGLLQTPEEALAIAEEIGYPVIIKATAGGGGKGIRIVRDPESLRQAVVTAQREAETAFGNAGVYLEKYIERMRHVEIQVMADRHGNAVHLGERDCSVQRRLQKLVEESPCPVLSEETRQKMGAAAVAAAKAVDYVGAGTIEFIYSDDGSFYFMEMNTRIQVEHPVTEWVTGFDLVREQILVATGEELSFSQEDVVLRGHAIECRINAEDPARGFMPTPGRISEYLAPGGIGVRVDSAAFPGYFVPPYYDSMIAKVIVWAPTRELAIARMSRALREFRVEGVKTTIPFHIALLQNELFQAGDVTTRFLEEHPIIP, encoded by the coding sequence ATGTTCAAGCGAGTACTGGTTGCTAATCGAGGTGAGATTGCGGTCCGAGTGATTCGGGCCTGCAGAGAACTGGGAATAGAAACCGTGGCCATTTACTCCGAAGCCGATGCAGACTCATTGCACGTGCAACTGGCCGACGAAGCGTACTGCATAGGCCCGACGCCAAGTAAGCAAAGCTACTTACATATCCCGAGTATCATGTCTGTAGCGACACTGACAGGAGTCGACGCCATCCATCCTGGTTACGGCTTTTTAGCCGAAAACAGCGATTTTGCAGAAGTCTGCGAACAGTGTGGCATTACATTCATTGGTCCAAGTGCGTATGCGATTGAGACCATGGGCGACAAGTCCGTTGCGAAGGAAACGATGAAGTCTGCTGGAGTGCCCACGGTCCCTGGCAGCGATGGGTTGTTGCAAACCCCTGAAGAAGCACTCGCCATTGCGGAGGAAATTGGTTATCCGGTGATTATTAAGGCGACGGCTGGCGGTGGTGGAAAGGGAATTCGTATTGTACGGGACCCGGAATCTCTGCGTCAGGCCGTAGTCACTGCACAGCGTGAGGCTGAAACCGCTTTTGGCAATGCGGGCGTCTACCTCGAAAAGTATATTGAGCGGATGCGGCACGTCGAGATTCAAGTGATGGCAGATCGGCACGGGAATGCCGTTCACCTTGGTGAGCGCGATTGTTCTGTGCAACGCCGTCTACAGAAACTTGTCGAAGAGTCCCCGTGTCCTGTGCTTAGCGAGGAAACACGGCAAAAGATGGGGGCGGCCGCCGTCGCGGCTGCAAAAGCCGTGGATTACGTGGGTGCGGGAACGATTGAATTCATTTATTCAGACGATGGCAGTTTTTACTTCATGGAAATGAACACGCGAATTCAGGTTGAACACCCCGTGACGGAATGGGTGACAGGGTTTGACCTGGTCCGTGAACAGATACTCGTTGCCACCGGGGAAGAGCTTAGCTTCTCCCAGGAAGACGTTGTGTTACGGGGGCACGCAATTGAGTGCAGAATCAACGCAGAGGACCCGGCGAGAGGCTTCATGCCAACGCCAGGGCGCATCTCGGAGTACTTGGCTCCAGGCGGCATTGGTGTCCGTGTGGACAGTGCTGCGTTCCCAGGTTACTTTGTGCCTCCTTACTACGATTCAATGATTGCCAAAGTCATCGTCTGGGCACCAACACGAGAGCTCGCAATCGCGCGAATGAGCCGGGCGCTGCGCGAGTTTCGCGTAGAAGGCGTGAAAACAACCATCCCGTTCCATATCGCCCTGTTACAAAACGAGCTCTTTCAGGCGGGCGATGTGACAACGCGGTTTCTTGAAGAGCACCCCATTATTCCATAA
- a CDS encoding Asp23/Gls24 family envelope stress response protein, which translates to MEVCAMQDMEFQSNDLGKIQIADEVIQIIAGLAASEIEGVVDLTGSFAGGLTESLLGRKNLAKGVRVDFQDEEKACDIGLSLVLDFGINIPQTCVHVQEHVKSAVEGMTGLNVTTVNVHVTAIRVHGESKELPEGGEKRVHS; encoded by the coding sequence ATGGAGGTATGCGCGATGCAGGATATGGAATTCCAGTCCAATGACTTGGGGAAGATTCAGATTGCGGATGAAGTGATTCAAATTATTGCAGGTCTCGCAGCCAGCGAAATCGAGGGGGTCGTTGACCTCACCGGCAGTTTTGCGGGCGGCCTGACAGAGTCCTTGCTTGGCCGGAAAAACTTGGCCAAAGGCGTGCGGGTCGACTTTCAGGACGAAGAGAAAGCCTGCGATATAGGCCTGTCCTTGGTACTTGATTTTGGTATCAATATTCCACAGACCTGCGTTCACGTCCAGGAGCATGTCAAGAGTGCTGTCGAAGGCATGACGGGACTCAACGTAACCACGGTCAATGTGCATGTCACGGCGATTCGTGTCCATGGAGAAAGCAAGGAGTTACCCGAAGGTGGGGAAAAGCGGGTACATTCCTGA
- the amaP gene encoding alkaline shock response membrane anchor protein AmaP, giving the protein MSYLDRILLVIFSIVSLAGAVGLFLLGVLGFSSVSMLSQYPWYIYAIVIAIVWFVLGLRFLFYRIGSSDVDYVVLPGDFGNIRISFETIRQLANRTGKTVKGVSEFDTRVRNGQQGIWLAIRVRVLADMDLNAMSKEIQAEVKEYVEHTTGVTVERVTVHIAELASSAAKVSKAWVD; this is encoded by the coding sequence GTGAGCTACCTAGACCGGATTTTACTCGTTATCTTTTCCATCGTCAGTTTGGCGGGCGCCGTTGGCTTGTTCCTGCTTGGAGTACTTGGTTTTTCCAGCGTCTCGATGCTTTCACAGTATCCCTGGTATATCTACGCTATTGTGATTGCCATCGTCTGGTTTGTGCTCGGACTGCGGTTTCTTTTCTACCGCATTGGGTCTAGTGACGTAGACTACGTTGTCTTACCGGGTGACTTTGGAAACATTCGAATCTCTTTCGAGACCATCCGCCAGTTGGCCAATCGAACGGGGAAGACCGTCAAAGGTGTTTCAGAGTTTGACACCCGGGTTCGAAACGGACAACAAGGAATTTGGCTGGCTATTCGTGTTCGTGTGCTCGCGGACATGGATTTGAACGCAATGAGCAAAGAGATTCAGGCAGAGGTTAAGGAATATGTCGAGCATACAACAGGCGTCACGGTGGAACGTGTAACGGTACATATTGCAGAACTGGCAAGCTCAGCGGCAAAAGTGAGTAAAGCGTGGGTGGACTAG
- a CDS encoding DUF2273 domain-containing protein, whose amino-acid sequence MWTFVRAISVGLLNLKRRWQGLIAGVVLWLAWMIFGFWSTLLLLVLMAVGFFVGRILEEKRDWKHTVEKLLADRYSDHS is encoded by the coding sequence ATGTGGACTTTTGTTCGCGCCATCTCGGTCGGGCTCCTAAACCTGAAACGTCGCTGGCAAGGCCTGATTGCCGGTGTGGTTCTGTGGCTGGCATGGATGATTTTTGGATTTTGGTCGACACTGCTTTTATTGGTGCTGATGGCTGTTGGCTTTTTTGTTGGGCGGATTCTTGAGGAAAAGCGAGATTGGAAACATACTGTAGAAAAATTACTCGCGGACCGTTATAGTGACCATTCTTGA
- the nusB gene encoding transcription antitermination factor NusB, which yields MKRHELRARAVQAIYQMDVGQVGALEAAGHVLEGDESALLSGQRDFVTRLVQGVGVHTADLDELIATHVTGWRLDRIAKVDLAVLRLALYELLFEAETDVATIMDEAVELAKQYSTEESGRFINGALAKLLPVVSERRTDSES from the coding sequence ATGAAAAGACATGAACTCCGAGCACGTGCCGTGCAGGCGATATACCAGATGGATGTTGGACAAGTAGGGGCGTTAGAGGCTGCCGGTCATGTACTGGAGGGTGATGAATCCGCACTCCTCTCCGGTCAAAGAGATTTTGTGACCCGACTTGTGCAGGGCGTCGGCGTTCATACGGCGGACCTAGATGAACTTATCGCGACTCACGTAACAGGGTGGCGTCTCGACCGGATCGCGAAAGTCGATCTTGCAGTGCTAAGGCTTGCCCTCTATGAATTGTTGTTTGAAGCCGAAACGGACGTAGCGACCATCATGGATGAAGCCGTCGAGCTGGCAAAACAGTACAGCACTGAGGAGTCTGGACGTTTCATTAACGGCGCTTTGGCAAAATTGTTACCCGTCGTCAGTGAACGACGGACGGACAGCGAGTCATAG
- a CDS encoding peptidase M22 produces the protein MCAVSCDDGHMVSEARRLLPVGAGERGLRQSDALFFHVQQFTDVMSSLMRAIPVADVAWRGIGVSVRPRPLASSYMPVFLAGTRFAESFAWLSGIAVVRTSHQEGHLAAADYDMDLPPGRPFLAVHLSGGTSDVLCAVRTRFGYQIESLGSSSDLNAGQFVDRVGVALGLSFPAGPQLERLAASGVQEETGSQENDETCETASFRLSATVKGANMSFSGPCSAALRAVDDGVPGPALARAVFACIANSLVKAIRSAALQRPDVRTCVLAGGVMANMWIRQRVVKRLGIVAPNLVVRFANPRFSSDNALGVATIAYRYLKEPTLPSSLTE, from the coding sequence ATGTGCGCCGTATCTTGCGATGACGGACACATGGTGTCGGAGGCCCGCCGATTATTGCCGGTGGGAGCGGGTGAGAGAGGGCTTCGGCAATCCGATGCACTCTTTTTTCATGTTCAGCAGTTCACCGACGTCATGTCCTCCCTGATGCGTGCAATTCCGGTTGCGGACGTCGCGTGGCGTGGAATCGGCGTATCCGTTCGCCCGCGCCCACTCGCGTCTTCCTACATGCCTGTGTTTCTCGCAGGAACACGGTTTGCGGAATCCTTTGCCTGGTTGTCCGGCATAGCGGTTGTGCGAACTTCGCATCAAGAAGGCCATTTGGCAGCAGCGGACTACGACATGGACTTACCGCCCGGCCGCCCGTTTCTCGCCGTTCACCTGTCTGGAGGCACTTCCGACGTACTCTGTGCTGTCCGGACAAGGTTTGGATATCAGATTGAGTCTCTCGGGAGCAGCAGTGACCTGAATGCGGGGCAGTTTGTTGATAGGGTAGGGGTTGCGTTAGGTCTCTCGTTCCCCGCGGGCCCGCAGCTTGAGCGTTTGGCGGCGTCAGGGGTACAAGAAGAAACCGGTAGTCAAGAAAACGATGAAACATGCGAGACCGCATCATTCCGACTTTCAGCGACGGTTAAGGGCGCAAATATGAGCTTTTCGGGCCCGTGTTCGGCAGCACTGCGCGCAGTCGATGACGGTGTACCAGGTCCTGCTCTAGCGCGTGCAGTCTTTGCCTGTATCGCAAACAGTCTCGTCAAAGCCATTCGGAGTGCTGCGCTTCAGAGACCGGATGTCAGGACTTGTGTGCTTGCTGGCGGAGTAATGGCGAACATGTGGATACGTCAGCGCGTTGTCAAGAGGCTTGGCATTGTGGCACCTAACCTGGTGGTGCGATTCGCCAATCCTCGCTTTTCGTCTGATAATGCGCTCGGTGTAGCAACCATTGCCTATCGATATTTGAAGGAACCTACACTCCCTTCCTCATTGACAGAGTGA
- a CDS encoding NAD(P)/FAD-dependent oxidoreductase: MSPNQSPNEVFDITIIGGGPTGLFAAFYCGMRDATCKIIDSLPELGGQLAELYPEKYIFDVGGFPKIRARDLVHQLKEQAFQYNPTVHLNERAQQLQRRDDGIFELTTDKRVHYSRAILICGGIGMFTPRPLPAENADDYEGKGLYYFLDNLDNFRGHRVLVIGGGDTALDFALMLEGVASEVTLVHRRDGFRAHEESVKKLMESSVDVRTFVELKAIHGNGKVEKVELVHNKTKEVTELEVDAIVSGLGFSASLGPINEWGLDIENNEIVVNTKMETNIPGVYAAGDVVTYPGKVKLIATGFGEAPTAVNNAKTFIDPKAKLSPGHSSSRSE; this comes from the coding sequence ATGAGTCCCAACCAGTCACCAAACGAAGTATTTGATATTACTATCATCGGGGGCGGTCCGACAGGATTGTTTGCCGCGTTTTATTGCGGTATGCGCGATGCAACCTGTAAAATCATCGACAGTCTTCCGGAACTCGGCGGGCAACTGGCCGAACTGTACCCGGAAAAATACATTTTTGACGTCGGTGGTTTCCCAAAGATTCGTGCTCGTGACCTGGTTCATCAACTCAAGGAACAGGCTTTCCAGTACAATCCCACTGTGCATTTGAACGAACGTGCCCAGCAGTTGCAGAGACGTGATGACGGAATTTTTGAGCTGACGACAGACAAGCGTGTCCATTACTCCCGCGCGATACTCATCTGCGGTGGCATTGGCATGTTTACTCCTCGACCCCTGCCTGCAGAAAATGCAGATGATTACGAAGGCAAGGGCTTGTACTACTTCCTTGACAATCTGGATAACTTCCGTGGTCATCGCGTACTTGTCATCGGTGGCGGCGATACAGCACTGGACTTTGCGCTGATGCTCGAAGGCGTGGCCTCCGAGGTGACTTTGGTTCATCGCCGTGATGGTTTCCGCGCTCATGAAGAAAGTGTCAAGAAACTCATGGAATCTAGCGTCGACGTTCGTACATTCGTTGAACTCAAGGCGATTCATGGGAATGGCAAAGTCGAGAAAGTAGAACTCGTTCATAATAAGACAAAAGAAGTTACCGAGCTTGAAGTGGATGCTATCGTCAGTGGTCTCGGGTTTTCAGCGTCTCTAGGTCCAATCAACGAGTGGGGTCTTGACATTGAGAACAATGAGATTGTCGTTAATACAAAAATGGAAACCAACATTCCGGGTGTTTACGCCGCCGGTGACGTGGTCACTTATCCTGGCAAGGTCAAATTGATTGCAACTGGCTTTGGCGAAGCGCCAACGGCCGTGAACAACGCCAAAACCTTTATCGACCCGAAGGCAAAGTTGAGCCCTGGTCACAGCAGCAGTCGCTCCGAGTAA
- a CDS encoding exodeoxyribonuclease VII large subunit, with protein MSVVPAEQIYTVSELNALIRRLFEAEPRLARCYVAGEISNFKHHTSGHMYFTLKDEQSRLRAVMFAGKNRSIAFKPEDGMRVIVVGSISVFDRDGSYQMYVDEMQPDGIGALYVAFTQLKERLTAEGLFAQSRKRPLPRYPKRIGVVTSPTGAVIRDICSTLQRRFPQATVVLSPAQVQGPTAATTLVKGIERLVRFSETGHPIDVLIVARGGGSLEELWPFNEEILARAIARCPIPVISAVGHETDFTIADFVADVRAATPTAAAEQAAPAAQELLLKLAQYKNAADIGLAHKLEAQRKQLQYLERSRALQDPQRAISARRVTLDYVESQLRQFAQRPLVKADRQFRGLRDRVMRLDMRSKVSTQRMNLATVETRAKGRMQTHLSAKVNHYERLVATLAALNPLAVLSRGYSVIFRSDGETVVTKAGDLNAGDDVLLRLQDGVVKGRIVDDWGDTGERAVQSRLDI; from the coding sequence GTGAGTGTTGTCCCTGCTGAACAAATTTATACAGTAAGCGAACTCAACGCACTAATTCGTCGCCTCTTTGAAGCGGAACCCCGGCTGGCACGGTGTTACGTGGCTGGCGAAATTTCCAATTTCAAACATCATACGAGCGGTCACATGTATTTCACTCTGAAGGATGAACAAAGCCGCTTGCGAGCTGTCATGTTTGCCGGTAAGAATCGCTCCATTGCGTTTAAGCCGGAGGATGGCATGCGCGTCATCGTCGTCGGGTCGATTAGTGTATTTGACAGGGATGGGTCCTATCAGATGTACGTCGACGAGATGCAACCTGACGGAATTGGTGCTCTGTACGTAGCCTTTACCCAATTGAAAGAGAGGCTTACTGCAGAGGGGTTGTTTGCGCAAAGCCGCAAGCGGCCCCTGCCGCGTTATCCCAAACGAATTGGAGTCGTAACATCTCCGACAGGTGCGGTCATTCGTGACATCTGTTCGACCTTGCAGCGCCGCTTTCCACAAGCGACCGTGGTCTTGTCACCGGCGCAGGTTCAGGGGCCGACAGCAGCCACGACGCTGGTCAAGGGCATTGAAAGGCTCGTGCGTTTCTCAGAAACAGGCCATCCGATTGATGTGCTGATTGTGGCCAGAGGCGGCGGATCGCTCGAAGAATTGTGGCCTTTTAACGAAGAAATTCTTGCGAGGGCAATCGCCAGGTGCCCGATTCCGGTCATCTCTGCCGTCGGACATGAGACAGATTTCACCATCGCTGATTTTGTGGCGGACGTCCGTGCAGCAACGCCCACGGCGGCGGCAGAGCAGGCCGCCCCGGCCGCACAGGAACTGTTGCTGAAACTTGCACAGTACAAAAACGCTGCTGATATCGGCCTGGCACATAAGCTGGAGGCACAGCGAAAACAGTTGCAATATCTGGAGCGGTCACGTGCACTCCAAGACCCGCAACGTGCGATTTCAGCGCGTCGGGTTACACTCGACTATGTCGAGAGTCAGCTGCGGCAGTTTGCACAAAGGCCGCTTGTCAAAGCGGATCGGCAGTTTCGAGGTCTGCGCGACCGAGTGATGCGCCTTGACATGCGAAGTAAGGTGTCTACACAGCGGATGAATCTGGCAACGGTAGAAACACGGGCAAAAGGGAGAATGCAAACGCACTTGTCAGCAAAAGTGAATCACTATGAACGCCTTGTTGCGACACTTGCGGCACTAAATCCACTTGCGGTCCTCAGTCGCGGATACAGCGTAATCTTTCGCAGCGACGGGGAAACTGTAGTAACGAAGGCAGGCGATTTGAACGCAGGCGACGACGTCCTGTTGCGACTCCAAGATGGAGTGGTCAAGGGTCGGATTGTAGATGATTGGGGGGACACTGGTGAGCGAGCAGTTCAGTCAAGACTTGACATTTGA
- the xseB gene encoding exodeoxyribonuclease VII small subunit produces the protein MIGGTLVSEQFSQDLTFEQAMKQLEETVRRLESGDLPLGESIEQYKQAMTLVQFCREQLDKAELEIVQLIEQDGNLGTVRIAEAGE, from the coding sequence ATGATTGGGGGGACACTGGTGAGCGAGCAGTTCAGTCAAGACTTGACATTTGAGCAGGCTATGAAGCAACTCGAAGAGACCGTCCGAAGACTTGAGTCAGGCGACTTGCCACTTGGAGAATCAATTGAACAGTACAAGCAAGCGATGACATTGGTGCAGTTTTGTCGTGAGCAACTGGACAAGGCAGAGTTGGAGATTGTCCAATTGATTGAGCAGGATGGTAATCTCGGCACCGTGCGCATTGCGGAGGCTGGTGAATGA
- a CDS encoding polyprenyl synthetase family protein, giving the protein MTRPFDVARYMDNLREVIEAALNPVFSPSDPPEVLFAAMRYSLLGSGKRLRPLLCLATAEAFDITPGDALPAALALELVHCYSLIHDDLPAMDDDDLRRGKPTNHKVYGEATALLAGDGLLTHAFELISGEMRVAPERQLQMIRRLAHAAGPYGMVGGQQADLLAEHKDGTVQELEFIHQHKTGALIQAAVVIGGLFADVPLAQRKALENYGAFIGLAFQMMDDYLDVVGTTEALGKTKGSDLRLEKFTYPRLVGLEETRTRAIAAVDAAEDELIKAGIDSPQLRAIARFIVSREH; this is encoded by the coding sequence ATGACGCGTCCATTTGACGTCGCTCGCTACATGGACAATCTTCGCGAGGTCATCGAGGCTGCGCTTAATCCGGTGTTTTCTCCGTCCGACCCTCCAGAGGTCCTGTTTGCGGCGATGCGCTATAGCTTGCTCGGAAGCGGGAAACGCCTGCGGCCTCTGCTCTGCCTGGCGACGGCGGAGGCATTTGACATCACGCCTGGAGACGCGTTGCCTGCAGCGCTTGCTCTTGAGCTTGTGCATTGTTACTCACTCATCCATGACGACCTTCCTGCGATGGACGACGACGACTTGCGCAGAGGCAAACCGACGAATCACAAGGTTTACGGGGAGGCCACGGCACTGCTGGCGGGTGATGGCTTGCTGACGCATGCATTTGAGCTGATTTCCGGAGAAATGCGGGTTGCACCGGAACGACAGTTGCAGATGATCCGTCGGTTGGCTCATGCTGCCGGGCCCTACGGCATGGTTGGCGGACAACAGGCAGATTTGCTGGCTGAACACAAAGACGGGACTGTGCAAGAACTTGAGTTTATCCATCAGCACAAAACCGGTGCTCTGATTCAGGCCGCTGTGGTCATTGGGGGCCTGTTCGCCGATGTTCCGCTTGCACAGCGCAAGGCTCTTGAAAACTACGGTGCTTTCATTGGGCTTGCTTTCCAGATGATGGATGACTATCTGGATGTGGTCGGTACTACAGAAGCGCTCGGTAAAACAAAGGGCAGCGATCTGCGGCTGGAAAAGTTTACTTATCCGAGGCTCGTGGGTCTCGAAGAGACAAGAACTCGGGCAATAGCAGCCGTTGACGCGGCAGAAGATGAGCTCATCAAAGCCGGCATTGATTCGCCACAGTTGCGTGCCATCGCTCGCTTCATCGTGTCAAGAGAACACTGA
- a CDS encoding 1-deoxy-D-xylulose-5-phosphate synthase, translating to MELSWADGSSEGCCFTLLEHMHGPKDLKRLSDAELLELATEVREFLVESVSKTGGHFGANLGVVELTLALHRVFDSPRDRIIWDVGHQAYVHKLLTGRMNEFSTLRKFKGLAGFPKRNESPHDAFGVGHASTSISAGLGMAVARDLAGQHYKVVSVIGDGALTGGMAMEALNHAGEVGTDFLVILNDNEMSIAENVGALSQYLTRLRSDPTYSRAKSEIENAMLRVPGIGRRLTKTAERLKDSMRHMFVPGQFFEGFGFKYLGPVDGHDLGSLLRVLEDAKNLRGPVLLHLVTQKGKGYASAEEAPDKWHAWPSAAKSNSAPSYSKVFGDTMIELAETDARVVAVTPAMVPGSGLTKFQERFPNRIYDVGIAEQHAATFCAGLAAVGRKPVLAIYSTFLQRAYDQVIHDICIQKLPVVIAIDRAGVVGPDGETHQGAFDMAYLRTIPNLTLMMPKDEGELRHMLYTALQQPGPVAVRYPRADGVGANVDDPLKEIPMGQSEVVRDGDDLCIFALGPMVAVAKSASEQLKKQHNLSVGVVNARFVKPLDRDTILKYAQRMPVMTLEEGALAGGFGSAVAELLMDEGIHTELVRKGFPDEFIEHGGRGEILAELGLDGDKVAQAALDVCNRAKAHTSPVRAWS from the coding sequence ATGGAATTGTCATGGGCAGATGGCTCATCTGAGGGGTGTTGCTTTACGTTGCTTGAACATATGCACGGTCCGAAGGACCTAAAGCGTCTGAGCGATGCGGAGCTGCTTGAGCTTGCAACAGAGGTCCGAGAGTTTCTTGTGGAGTCCGTGTCGAAAACTGGCGGGCACTTCGGGGCGAATCTCGGCGTCGTGGAGTTGACGTTAGCTCTGCATCGTGTGTTTGATAGTCCGCGTGACAGGATAATTTGGGACGTCGGGCATCAGGCCTACGTCCATAAACTGTTGACTGGAAGAATGAACGAATTTTCGACGTTGCGAAAGTTTAAAGGGCTGGCCGGCTTTCCGAAACGCAACGAGAGCCCACATGATGCTTTTGGCGTTGGGCACGCCAGCACGTCCATTTCCGCAGGTCTCGGCATGGCAGTTGCGCGCGACCTTGCGGGTCAGCACTATAAGGTGGTCAGTGTCATCGGTGACGGAGCGCTCACAGGTGGTATGGCCATGGAGGCGCTCAATCACGCAGGCGAAGTCGGGACTGACTTTCTGGTGATTTTGAATGACAATGAAATGTCTATCGCTGAAAACGTCGGCGCCTTATCCCAGTACTTGACTAGATTACGAAGTGACCCAACGTACTCACGCGCAAAGTCCGAGATTGAGAATGCGATGCTTAGGGTGCCGGGCATCGGGCGCAGACTGACAAAAACGGCTGAGCGGTTAAAAGATTCCATGCGGCATATGTTTGTGCCCGGACAGTTCTTCGAGGGGTTTGGATTCAAGTACTTGGGGCCTGTTGATGGACACGACCTTGGCTCGTTGCTGCGGGTTTTGGAAGACGCGAAGAACCTGCGCGGTCCGGTACTGTTACATCTAGTCACCCAAAAGGGCAAAGGCTATGCTTCAGCGGAAGAGGCGCCGGATAAGTGGCATGCGTGGCCGTCCGCCGCGAAAAGCAATAGTGCACCGTCTTACAGTAAGGTGTTTGGCGACACAATGATTGAACTTGCCGAAACCGATGCTCGCGTTGTCGCGGTTACACCTGCAATGGTACCCGGATCAGGTTTGACCAAGTTTCAGGAGCGGTTTCCAAATCGTATCTATGATGTCGGCATCGCGGAGCAACATGCAGCCACGTTTTGCGCGGGTCTGGCCGCCGTCGGACGCAAGCCGGTGTTAGCCATATATTCTACGTTCTTACAGCGAGCTTATGACCAAGTGATCCATGACATCTGCATTCAAAAATTGCCTGTTGTCATCGCAATCGACAGGGCGGGCGTCGTGGGACCGGACGGCGAAACACACCAAGGTGCTTTCGATATGGCATACCTGAGAACGATTCCGAACCTGACGTTAATGATGCCGAAAGATGAGGGAGAGCTTCGGCACATGTTGTATACTGCGCTTCAACAACCTGGGCCCGTGGCAGTCCGTTATCCTCGCGCAGACGGGGTTGGAGCGAACGTTGATGACCCACTCAAGGAAATTCCGATGGGCCAGTCAGAAGTTGTTCGTGATGGGGACGACCTCTGCATTTTTGCCCTTGGACCCATGGTTGCCGTGGCGAAATCGGCGTCGGAACAATTGAAGAAGCAACACAACCTGTCAGTGGGAGTCGTGAATGCGCGCTTTGTCAAACCACTAGACCGAGACACTATCTTGAAGTACGCGCAGCGCATGCCTGTAATGACCCTTGAAGAAGGTGCGCTGGCCGGAGGGTTTGGCTCTGCAGTCGCCGAGTTGTTGATGGACGAGGGGATTCACACAGAATTAGTCCGCAAGGGATTTCCAGATGAATTCATTGAACACGGCGGTCGCGGTGAGATTTTGGCTGAACTCGGACTCGACGGCGATAAAGTTGCACAGGCTGCACTTGACGTTTGCAACCGTGCCAAAGCACATACATCTCCGGTCCGGGCGTGGAGTTAA
- a CDS encoding TlyA family RNA methyltransferase: protein MNAKKIRLDVLLHQRGLFPSREAARRAVMAGLVKHEDEVFDKPGLQVREDISLRVLQPLHPYVGRGGLKLEKALSVFPVNLTGRIVVDVGSSTGGFTDCALQNGASHVYAVDVGYGQLAWKLRSDARVTVMERTNFRHVDEGVFRPRPSVAVMDVSFISAGLLFPKLLEILEPPFDIISLVKPQFEAGRADVGKGGIVRDLSVHKRVLREHRAMGESNSLHLGGFTYSPVTGGDGNIEYLAWWQGVKSVDETTSMFLAATGPLVAGSDVDMVVEAAWNSLAEQGNGPPEAES, encoded by the coding sequence ATGAATGCTAAGAAGATACGACTTGATGTGCTGCTCCATCAACGCGGGCTGTTCCCCAGCAGGGAGGCAGCCCGCCGCGCTGTTATGGCTGGACTTGTCAAACATGAAGACGAAGTGTTTGATAAACCTGGACTGCAGGTCCGTGAGGATATCAGTCTACGCGTCCTACAACCATTACATCCATACGTCGGACGAGGCGGCCTAAAGCTTGAGAAAGCTCTCTCGGTGTTTCCAGTCAACCTCACAGGAAGAATTGTCGTGGATGTTGGATCCTCTACAGGTGGATTCACCGATTGTGCACTGCAAAATGGAGCAAGCCACGTGTACGCCGTTGACGTGGGCTACGGTCAATTAGCCTGGAAATTGCGTTCTGATGCGCGTGTTACTGTCATGGAGCGCACGAATTTCCGTCATGTCGACGAGGGTGTGTTTCGTCCCCGTCCGTCGGTGGCTGTGATGGACGTTTCTTTTATTTCTGCAGGTCTTTTGTTTCCGAAGCTCCTGGAGATTCTGGAACCTCCGTTTGACATCATCTCGTTAGTGAAACCTCAGTTTGAAGCTGGTCGGGCGGATGTCGGGAAAGGCGGCATTGTTCGCGATTTATCCGTACACAAGCGCGTGCTCCGTGAGCATCGTGCAATGGGGGAATCCAATTCTCTGCATCTCGGCGGATTTACCTATTCGCCTGTGACCGGAGGAGATGGCAATATCGAGTACCTCGCGTGGTGGCAGGGTGTTAAGTCTGTCGACGAGACCACAAGTATGTTCCTCGCTGCTACAGGTCCGCTTGTTGCGGGGAGCGATGTCGACATGGTTGTAGAAGCGGCATGGAATTCTCTGGCGGAACAAGGAAATGGGCCCCCGGAAGCCGAATCATAA